The Kosakonia sacchari SP1 genome includes a window with the following:
- the asnB gene encoding asparagine synthase B, protein MCSIFGVLDIKTDAVELRKKALELSRLMRHRGPDWSGVYASDKAILAHERLSIVDVNAGAQPLYNEKKTHALAVNGEIYNHQALRAEYGDRYAFQTGSDCEVILALYQEKGPEFLDDLQGMFAFALYDSEKDAYLIGRDHIGIIPLYMGHDEHGNLYVASEMKALVPVCRTIKEFPAGSYLWSKDGEIRSYYQRDWFDYDAVKDNVTDKAELRQALEDAVKSHLMSDVPYGVLLSGGLDSSVISAITKKFAARRVEDQEKSEAWWPQLHSFAVGLKGAPDLKAAQEVANHLGTVHHEIHFTVQEGLDAIRDVIYHIETYDVTTIRASTPMYLMSRKIKAMGIKMVLSGEGSDEVFGGYLYFHKAPDAKELHEETVRKLQALHMFDCARANKAMSAWGVEARVPFLDKKFLDVAMRINPEDKMCGSNGKMEKHILRECFESYLPASVAWRQKEQFSDGVGYSWIDTLKEVAAQQVTDQQLATASYRFPYNTPASKEAYLYREIFEELFPLASAAECVPGGPSVACSSAKAFEWDEAFKTMNDPSGRAVGIHQSAY, encoded by the coding sequence ATGTGTTCAATTTTTGGCGTACTGGATATTAAAACCGACGCGGTCGAATTACGTAAAAAAGCGCTGGAATTATCCCGACTGATGCGCCACCGCGGCCCGGACTGGTCCGGTGTTTATGCAAGTGATAAAGCTATTCTGGCGCACGAACGACTCTCTATTGTCGACGTTAACGCCGGGGCACAGCCGCTCTACAACGAAAAGAAAACACATGCGCTGGCGGTGAACGGTGAAATTTATAACCACCAGGCGCTGCGCGCAGAATATGGCGACCGTTACGCATTCCAGACCGGTTCTGACTGCGAAGTGATCCTCGCGCTGTATCAGGAAAAAGGGCCGGAATTCCTCGACGACCTGCAAGGCATGTTCGCTTTCGCGCTGTACGACAGTGAAAAAGATGCTTACCTGATTGGCCGCGACCATATCGGTATCATTCCGCTGTATATGGGCCACGACGAACACGGCAACTTGTACGTGGCGTCAGAAATGAAAGCGCTGGTGCCGGTTTGCCGCACCATTAAAGAGTTCCCGGCAGGCAGCTACCTGTGGAGCAAAGACGGTGAAATCCGCTCTTATTATCAGCGCGACTGGTTTGACTACGATGCAGTAAAAGACAACGTGACCGACAAAGCGGAACTGCGCCAGGCGCTGGAAGACGCGGTGAAAAGCCACCTGATGTCCGATGTACCATACGGCGTGCTGCTTTCCGGCGGTCTGGACTCTTCGGTCATTTCCGCAATTACCAAAAAATTCGCAGCCCGTCGCGTTGAAGATCAGGAGAAATCAGAAGCCTGGTGGCCGCAACTTCACTCCTTCGCTGTTGGTCTGAAAGGCGCGCCGGATCTGAAAGCGGCGCAGGAAGTCGCCAACCATCTTGGCACCGTACACCATGAAATTCATTTCACCGTGCAGGAAGGGCTGGATGCGATTCGCGATGTGATTTACCACATTGAAACCTATGACGTGACGACGATTCGCGCCTCAACCCCGATGTATCTGATGTCGCGTAAAATCAAAGCGATGGGCATCAAAATGGTGCTCTCCGGCGAAGGTTCCGATGAAGTGTTTGGCGGTTATCTCTATTTCCATAAAGCGCCAGATGCCAAAGAGTTGCACGAAGAAACCGTGCGTAAACTGCAGGCCCTGCATATGTTTGACTGCGCCCGTGCAAACAAAGCGATGTCCGCCTGGGGTGTGGAAGCGCGTGTACCGTTCCTGGATAAAAAATTCCTCGACGTGGCCATGCGTATCAATCCGGAAGACAAAATGTGCGGCAGCAACGGCAAAATGGAGAAACACATTCTGCGCGAATGTTTTGAATCCTACCTGCCGGCAAGCGTGGCATGGCGTCAAAAAGAGCAGTTCTCCGACGGCGTTGGTTACAGCTGGATCGATACGCTGAAAGAAGTCGCCGCGCAGCAGGTAACGGATCAACAACTGGCAACGGCCAGCTACCGTTTCCCGTACAACACGCCAGCATCGAAAGAAGCGTATCTGTACCGTGAAATTTTTGAAGAGCTGTTCCCGCTGGCAAGTGCCGCGGAATGCGTTCCTGGCGGTCCATCCGTTGCCTGTTCTTCCGCGAAAGCGTTTGAATGGGACGAAGCCTTCAAAACCATGAACGATCCGTCAGGTCGCGCGGTAGGTATTCACCAGTCAGCTTATTAA
- a CDS encoding HAD-IIA family hydrolase, whose amino-acid sequence MTIQNVICDIDGVLMHDNVAVPGAAEFITRILEKGMPLVLLTNYPSQTGQDLANRFVSAGIDVPASVFYTSAMATADFLKRQEGKKAYVVGEGALIHELYKAGFTITDINPDFVIVGETRSYNWEMMHKAAFFVANGARFIATNPDTHGRGYYPACGALCAGIEKISGRKPFYVGKPSPWIIRAALNTMQAHSEQTVIVGDNLRTDILAGFQAGLETILVLSGVSRIDDIDSMPFRPSWIYPSVAEIDVI is encoded by the coding sequence ATGACCATTCAGAATGTAATCTGTGATATTGACGGCGTGCTGATGCACGACAACGTTGCCGTGCCGGGTGCTGCTGAGTTCATCACCCGCATCCTTGAAAAAGGCATGCCGCTGGTATTGCTGACCAACTACCCTTCGCAAACCGGCCAGGATCTGGCGAACCGCTTTGTCTCTGCTGGGATTGATGTGCCTGCCAGCGTCTTTTATACCTCTGCGATGGCAACCGCCGATTTCCTTAAGCGCCAGGAAGGGAAAAAAGCCTATGTGGTGGGCGAAGGCGCACTGATCCACGAGCTTTACAAAGCCGGTTTTACCATTACCGATATCAACCCAGATTTTGTCATCGTTGGCGAGACCCGTTCCTATAACTGGGAAATGATGCATAAGGCTGCGTTCTTCGTGGCGAATGGCGCGCGCTTTATCGCCACCAACCCGGACACCCACGGGCGCGGATATTATCCGGCCTGCGGCGCGCTGTGCGCCGGCATCGAAAAAATTTCCGGGCGTAAACCTTTCTATGTCGGCAAACCCAGCCCGTGGATCATCCGTGCGGCACTGAATACCATGCAGGCGCACTCAGAACAGACAGTGATTGTGGGTGATAACCTGCGTACCGATATCCTGGCGGGCTTTCAGGCCGGGCTTGAAACCATCCTGGTACTCTCCGGCGTATCGCGCATTGATGATATCGACAGCATGCCGTTTCGCCCGTCGTGGATTTATCCCTCGGTCGCGGAAATCGACGTTATCTAA
- a CDS encoding PhoH family protein, with the protein MNIDTREITLEPADNARLLSLCGPFDDNIKQLERRLGIEINRRDNHFKLTGREICVNAAADILRTLYVDTAPMRGQIQDIEPEQIHLAIKEARVLEQSAESVPDYGKAIHIKTKRGVIKPRTPNQAQYVANILDHDITFGVGPAGTGKTYLAVAAAVDALERQEVRRILLTRPAVEAGEKLGFLPGDLSQKVDPYLRPLYDALFEMIGFERVEKLIERNVIEVAPLAYMRGRTLNDAFIILDESQNTTIEQMKMFLTRIGFNSKAVITGDVTQIDLPRNTKSGLRHAIEVLANVDEISFNFFHSEDVVRHPVVARIVIAYEAWEEAEQKRKAELAAERKRETQEQEQK; encoded by the coding sequence TTGAATATAGATACGCGTGAAATTACCCTTGAGCCAGCGGACAACGCACGTCTGCTAAGTCTGTGCGGCCCGTTTGACGACAACATCAAACAACTGGAGCGGCGACTGGGCATCGAAATCAACCGCCGCGATAATCACTTCAAACTCACCGGACGAGAAATTTGCGTTAATGCCGCGGCCGATATTCTGCGCACCCTATATGTCGATACCGCCCCAATGCGCGGTCAGATCCAGGATATCGAACCGGAACAGATCCATCTGGCTATCAAAGAAGCGCGCGTGCTGGAGCAGAGCGCCGAAAGCGTGCCGGACTACGGCAAAGCAATTCATATCAAAACCAAGCGTGGCGTGATTAAACCGCGCACGCCGAACCAGGCGCAGTACGTCGCCAATATTCTTGACCATGACATCACCTTCGGCGTGGGTCCGGCGGGCACCGGTAAAACCTACCTTGCCGTCGCCGCTGCGGTGGATGCGCTGGAGCGTCAGGAAGTGCGCCGCATTCTGTTGACACGCCCGGCGGTAGAAGCGGGTGAAAAACTCGGCTTCCTGCCCGGCGATCTCAGCCAAAAAGTCGATCCTTATCTGCGCCCATTGTATGACGCGCTGTTTGAGATGATTGGCTTTGAACGCGTCGAAAAGCTGATTGAGCGTAACGTTATTGAAGTCGCGCCGTTAGCCTATATGCGCGGCCGTACGCTAAACGACGCGTTTATCATTCTTGATGAGAGCCAGAACACCACCATCGAACAGATGAAAATGTTCCTGACGCGTATTGGTTTTAACTCCAAAGCGGTGATCACAGGCGACGTCACGCAGATTGATCTGCCGCGCAACACCAAATCCGGTTTGCGTCACGCCATTGAGGTGCTGGCGAACGTCGACGAAATCAGCTTTAACTTCTTCCACAGTGAAGATGTCGTACGCCATCCAGTGGTTGCCCGCATTGTTATCGCCTATGAAGCGTGGGAAGAAGCCGAACAGAAACGTAAAGCAGAACTGGCCGCCGAGCGCAAACGCGAAACCCAGGAGCAGGAGCAGAAATGA
- the ubiF gene encoding 3-demethoxyubiquinol 3-hydroxylase, which translates to MTNQSTEVAIVGGGMVGGALALGLAQHGFAVTVIEKQEPAEFDATLPPDVRISAISAASVALLRGLGVWENIQSMRCHPYRQLETWEWENAHVVFDARELKLPLLGYMVENTVLQRALWEALQAHPQVTLLTAKELTALHAYNEGQQLTFADGNTLTAKLVVGADGANSWVRQAAGIGIHAWQYQQSCMLITVQCEHEAGDSTWQHFTPDGPHAFLPLFDNWASLVWYDTPARIRQLQTLTMVQLEQEIARHFPARLGAVKPVAAASFPLTRRHALQYVRPGLALVGDAAHTIHPLAGQGVNLGYRDVDALLDVLTSARSHGEVWASQQILKRYQTRRMADNFIMQSGMDLFYAGFNNSLGPVRLLRNIGLMAAERAGVLKRQALKYALGL; encoded by the coding sequence ATGACAAATCAATCCACTGAAGTTGCTATCGTCGGCGGCGGAATGGTCGGCGGAGCGCTGGCACTGGGGCTGGCGCAACATGGTTTTGCCGTGACCGTGATTGAAAAACAGGAGCCCGCGGAGTTTGATGCAACGTTGCCGCCGGACGTACGCATTTCGGCAATCAGTGCCGCATCGGTGGCGTTGCTGCGAGGCCTGGGCGTCTGGGAGAACATTCAGTCCATGCGCTGCCATCCATATCGGCAACTGGAAACCTGGGAGTGGGAAAATGCGCATGTGGTGTTCGACGCTCGCGAGCTGAAGTTGCCGCTGCTCGGTTATATGGTGGAAAACACGGTGCTACAGCGTGCGTTGTGGGAGGCGTTACAGGCGCACCCGCAGGTAACGCTGCTCACGGCGAAAGAATTAACTGCATTGCATGCATACAACGAAGGTCAGCAACTCACGTTTGCGGATGGTAACACGTTAACGGCGAAGCTGGTGGTAGGGGCCGATGGCGCGAATTCCTGGGTACGGCAAGCGGCGGGGATTGGCATTCACGCCTGGCAGTATCAGCAATCCTGCATGTTGATTACCGTTCAGTGCGAACACGAAGCGGGTGACAGCACCTGGCAGCATTTTACGCCGGATGGCCCGCATGCTTTTTTGCCGCTGTTTGATAACTGGGCGTCGCTGGTGTGGTATGACACCCCGGCGCGTATCCGCCAGTTACAGACATTGACGATGGTGCAACTGGAGCAAGAGATTGCCCGACATTTCCCGGCGCGCTTAGGTGCCGTTAAACCGGTCGCCGCAGCCTCTTTTCCGCTGACTCGCCGTCATGCGCTGCAGTATGTCAGGCCGGGGCTGGCGCTGGTGGGAGACGCGGCGCATACCATTCATCCGTTGGCCGGGCAGGGCGTTAATCTGGGGTATCGCGATGTGGATGCGTTGCTGGATGTATTGACCAGTGCGCGTTCGCACGGTGAAGTCTGGGCCAGTCAGCAGATTCTAAAACGCTATCAAACGCGGCGTATGGCGGATAACTTTATTATGCAAAGCGGGATGGATCTATTTTACGCCGGGTTTAATAACTCCCTCGGCCCGGTGCGACTGCTGCGTAATATCGGTCTGATGGCGGCGGAACGCGCAGGCGTGTTGAAACGGCAGGCGCTGAAGTACGCATTAGGATTGTAA
- the miaB gene encoding tRNA (N6-isopentenyl adenosine(37)-C2)-methylthiotransferase MiaB encodes MTKKLHIKTWGCQMNEYDSSKMADLLDATHGYQLTEVAEEADVLLLNTCSIREKAQEKVFHQLGRWKLLKEKNPDLIIGVGGCVASQEGDHIRQRAHYVDIIFGPQTLHRLPEMINSVRGTRSPVVDISFPEIEKFDRLPEPRAEGPTAFVSIMEGCNKYCTYCVVPYTRGEEVSRPADDILFEIAQLAAQGVREVNLLGQNVNAWRGENYDGSIGTFAELLRLVAAIDGIDRIRFTTSHPIEFTDDIIDVYRDTPELVSFLHLPVQSGSDRILNLMSRTHTALEYKAIIRKLREARPDIQISSDFIVGFPGETTEDFEKTMKLIADVNFDMSYSFIFSARPGTPAADMVDDVPEEEKKQRLYILQERINQQAMAWSRRMLGTTQRILVEGTSRKNIMELSGRTENNRVVNFEGKPEMIGKFVDVEIVDVYPNSLRGVLVRTEEEMGLRVVESPQSVIARTRKENDLGVGLYQP; translated from the coding sequence ATGACAAAAAAACTCCACATAAAAACCTGGGGCTGTCAGATGAACGAATACGATTCATCGAAGATGGCCGATCTGCTGGATGCCACTCACGGCTATCAACTGACCGAGGTGGCGGAAGAAGCGGATGTGCTGCTGCTTAATACCTGCTCAATCCGTGAAAAGGCTCAGGAAAAAGTCTTCCATCAGTTAGGCCGCTGGAAGCTGCTGAAAGAGAAAAACCCCGATCTGATTATCGGTGTTGGCGGCTGCGTAGCGTCTCAGGAAGGCGATCATATTCGCCAGCGCGCGCACTATGTCGACATTATTTTTGGGCCGCAAACCCTGCACCGCTTGCCGGAAATGATCAATTCCGTACGTGGCACCCGTAGCCCGGTGGTCGATATCAGCTTCCCGGAAATTGAAAAATTCGATCGCTTACCGGAACCGCGTGCCGAAGGCCCGACCGCGTTTGTATCAATAATGGAAGGCTGTAACAAATACTGCACTTACTGCGTGGTGCCTTATACCCGTGGTGAAGAAGTCAGCCGCCCTGCCGACGACATCCTGTTTGAGATCGCGCAACTGGCGGCACAGGGCGTACGTGAAGTGAATCTGCTCGGCCAGAACGTGAATGCCTGGCGTGGTGAAAACTACGATGGTAGCATCGGCACCTTTGCTGAATTGCTGCGCCTGGTCGCCGCTATTGATGGTATCGACCGTATCCGTTTCACCACCAGCCACCCGATTGAGTTTACCGATGACATTATTGATGTCTATCGTGACACCCCGGAGCTGGTGAGCTTCCTGCATCTGCCTGTGCAGAGTGGTTCTGACCGCATACTGAACCTGATGAGCCGCACGCATACCGCACTGGAATACAAAGCGATCATCCGTAAGCTGCGCGAGGCGCGGCCGGACATTCAGATTAGCTCCGATTTTATCGTCGGCTTCCCGGGTGAAACCACCGAAGACTTCGAAAAAACCATGAAGCTGATTGCCGATGTTAACTTCGACATGAGCTACAGCTTTATCTTCTCCGCACGCCCGGGCACGCCCGCTGCCGATATGGTAGATGATGTGCCGGAAGAGGAGAAAAAACAGCGCCTGTACATTCTGCAAGAGCGTATTAACCAACAGGCGATGGCCTGGAGCCGCCGTATGCTCGGCACGACCCAGCGCATCCTGGTAGAAGGTACTTCGCGTAAGAACATCATGGAGCTGTCCGGCCGCACCGAAAATAACCGCGTGGTGAACTTCGAAGGCAAGCCGGAGATGATCGGTAAATTTGTCGATGTGGAAATCGTCGATGTCTACCCGAACTCCCTGCGCGGCGTGCTGGTGCGTACCGAAGAGGAAATGGGACTGCGCGTGGTGGAATCACCGCAATCTGTTATTGCCCGTACGCGTAAAGAGAACGATCTCGGCGTCGGTCTGTACCAACCATAA
- the corC gene encoding CNNM family magnesium/cobalt transport protein CorC (CorC(YbeX) belongs to the Cyclin M Mg2+ Exporter (CNNM) family, and was characterized as belonging to a set of three proteins, at least one of which must be present for CorA to function.), translating into MSDDNSHSSDNTNNKKGFFSLLLSQLFHGEPKNRDELLELIRDSGQNELIDNDTRDMLEGVMDIADQRVRDIMIPRSQMITLKRNQTLDECLDVIIESAHSRFPVISEDKDHIEGILMAKDLLPFMRSDAEAFSMEKVLRQAVVVPESKRVDRMLKEFRSQRYHMAIVIDEFGGVSGLVTIEDILELIVGEIEDEYDEEEDIDFRQLSRHTWTVRALAPIEDFNETFGTHFSDDEVDTIGGLVMQAFGHLPARGESIDIDGYQFKVAMADSRRIIQVHVRMPDDSPQPKLDE; encoded by the coding sequence ATGAGCGACGATAACTCACACAGTAGCGACAACACCAACAACAAAAAGGGATTCTTCTCCCTTTTACTCAGCCAGCTCTTTCACGGCGAACCGAAAAACCGTGATGAACTGCTGGAACTGATCCGAGACTCCGGGCAGAACGAGCTTATCGACAACGATACGCGCGACATGCTGGAAGGGGTAATGGATATTGCGGACCAGCGCGTTCGCGACATCATGATCCCCCGCTCCCAAATGATTACCCTGAAACGCAACCAGACGCTGGACGAATGTCTCGATGTCATTATCGAGTCTGCCCACTCGCGTTTTCCGGTGATCAGCGAAGACAAAGATCACATCGAAGGGATCCTGATGGCTAAGGATTTGCTGCCTTTTATGCGCAGCGACGCCGAAGCGTTCAGCATGGAAAAAGTGTTACGCCAGGCGGTAGTGGTGCCGGAAAGCAAGCGTGTCGATCGCATGCTGAAAGAGTTCCGTTCCCAGCGCTACCATATGGCTATCGTTATTGATGAGTTCGGCGGCGTGTCCGGTCTGGTGACGATTGAAGATATTCTCGAGCTTATTGTCGGCGAAATCGAAGACGAATATGACGAAGAAGAGGATATCGATTTCCGCCAGCTTAGCCGCCACACCTGGACAGTACGCGCGCTAGCCCCGATTGAAGATTTCAACGAAACCTTCGGCACCCACTTCAGTGATGATGAAGTAGACACCATTGGCGGTCTGGTGATGCAGGCGTTTGGCCACTTGCCTGCGCGCGGCGAATCGATTGACATTGATGGTTACCAATTCAAGGTCGCTATGGCTGATAGTCGACGTATTATTCAGGTCCATGTCAGAATGCCGGATGATTCTCCGCAACCGAAACTGGATGAGTAA
- the ybeY gene encoding rRNA maturation RNase YbeY: MSQVILDLQLACEDNSGLPEEAQFQKWLDAVIPQFQEEAEVTIRLVENAESHELNLTYRGKDKPTNVLSFPFEAPPGIEMPLLGDLIICRQVVEQEAQEQGKPLDAHWAHMVVHGSLHLLGYDHIADDEAEEMEGIETEIMLALGYEDPYISEKE; this comes from the coding sequence ATGAGTCAGGTGATCCTTGATCTACAGTTGGCATGTGAAGATAACAGCGGCCTGCCGGAAGAAGCGCAGTTCCAGAAGTGGCTTGACGCCGTTATTCCGCAATTTCAGGAAGAAGCGGAAGTCACCATTCGCCTGGTCGAAAATGCGGAAAGCCACGAACTGAACCTGACCTACCGTGGGAAAGATAAGCCGACTAACGTGCTCTCTTTCCCGTTTGAAGCACCGCCAGGGATCGAAATGCCGCTACTTGGTGATTTGATTATTTGCCGCCAGGTTGTGGAACAGGAAGCCCAGGAGCAAGGCAAACCGCTGGATGCTCACTGGGCGCACATGGTGGTGCACGGCAGTTTACACCTGCTCGGTTACGACCATATCGCAGACGATGAAGCCGAAGAGATGGAAGGGATCGAGACAGAGATAATGCTTGCTCTGGGCTATGAGGATCCGTACATTTCCGAGAAAGAGTAA
- the nagC gene encoding DNA-binding transcriptional regulator NagC codes for MTSGGQAQIGNVDLVKQLNSAAVYRLIDQHGPISRIQIAEQSQLAPASVTKITRQLIERGLIKEVDQQASTGGRRAISIVTETRSFQAIGVRLGRYDTTLTLYDLSSKVLAEEHYPLPERTQETLEHALLNTISHFLETSQRKIRELIAISVILPGLVDPESGVIRYMPHIQVENWALVEALEERFKLTCFVGHDIRSLALAEHYFGASQDCEDSILVRVHRGTGAGIISNGRIFIGRNGNVGEIGHVQVEPLGERCHCGNFGCLETIAANAAIEHRVRHLLEQGYQSRLTLEDCSIKTICKAANKGDALACEVIEYVGRHLGKTIAIAINLFNPQKVVIAGEIVEAEKVLLPAIEACINTQALKAFRKNLPVVPSALDHRSAIGAFALVKRAMLNGLLLQRLLEN; via the coding sequence ATGACATCAGGCGGACAAGCTCAAATCGGTAACGTTGACCTCGTAAAGCAGCTTAACAGCGCGGCGGTTTACCGCCTGATTGACCAACACGGCCCCATTTCGCGCATTCAAATTGCCGAACAAAGCCAGCTAGCTCCCGCTAGCGTGACAAAAATCACGCGCCAGCTTATCGAACGCGGGCTGATCAAAGAAGTCGATCAGCAGGCCTCCACCGGAGGCCGCCGCGCTATCTCCATTGTTACCGAAACCCGCAGTTTCCAGGCTATCGGTGTACGCCTCGGGCGTTACGACACCACACTGACCTTGTACGATTTAAGCAGCAAAGTGCTGGCAGAAGAGCATTACCCGCTGCCCGAACGTACCCAGGAAACGCTGGAACATGCGCTGCTCAACACCATCAGCCACTTTCTTGAAACCAGCCAACGCAAAATCCGCGAACTGATCGCGATTTCCGTGATTCTGCCGGGTCTGGTAGACCCGGAAAGCGGGGTGATTCGCTATATGCCGCACATTCAGGTTGAAAACTGGGCACTGGTGGAAGCACTGGAAGAACGCTTCAAATTGACCTGTTTTGTCGGGCATGACATTCGTAGCCTGGCGCTGGCCGAGCACTATTTTGGGGCAAGCCAGGATTGTGAAGACTCCATTCTGGTGCGTGTGCACCGTGGGACGGGCGCCGGGATTATCTCTAACGGGCGTATTTTTATTGGCCGTAACGGCAACGTCGGCGAAATTGGGCACGTGCAAGTCGAGCCGCTGGGCGAACGCTGTCACTGCGGCAACTTTGGCTGTCTGGAAACTATCGCCGCCAATGCCGCGATAGAACACCGCGTTCGTCACCTGTTAGAACAGGGCTACCAGAGTCGCCTGACGCTGGAAGATTGCTCAATCAAGACCATCTGTAAAGCCGCCAACAAAGGCGATGCGCTGGCCTGTGAAGTGATTGAATATGTTGGCCGCCATTTGGGTAAAACCATCGCCATTGCCATAAACCTGTTTAATCCGCAGAAAGTGGTGATCGCAGGGGAAATTGTCGAAGCAGAAAAAGTGCTGCTCCCGGCCATTGAGGCGTGCATTAACACTCAGGCGTTAAAAGCGTTTCGCAAAAACTTGCCGGTGGTACCTTCCGCGCTGGATCACCGCTCGGCGATCGGCGCGTTTGCGCTGGTGAAACGCGCTATGCTGAACGGTCTGCTGCTGCAACGTTTGCTGGAAAACTGA